The region ggcttagcagctgaagactgacactgcctaaTCACCTTAgaagcctacaggaccatcacagatgctctaGGTAACTCTCagagtggagggtaagtccatccccttcttaatcaatacggaggctacccactccacattaccttcttttcaagggcctgtttcccttgcctccataactttTGTAGatattgatggccaggcttctaaacctcttaaaactccccaactcttaTGCCAACTTAgaaaatactcttttaagcactcctttttagttatccccacctgcccagttcccttattgggccgagatattttaactaaattatctgcttccctgactattcctgggctacagccacaccttattgccaccttttcccccagttcaaagcctccttcacatcctccccttgtatctccccaccttaatccacaagtataggatgcctctactccctccttggtgaccgatcatgcactccttaccatctcattaaaacctaatcacccttaccctgctcaatgccaatatcccatcacgcagcatgctttaaaaggattaaagcctgttatcactcacctgctacagcatggccttttagaGCCTATAAACTCttcttacaattcccccattttacctgtcctaaaaccagacaagccttacaggttagttcaggatctgtgccttatcaaccaaattgttttgcctatccaccccaaggtgccaaacccatatactctcctatcctcaatacctcactctacaacccattattctgttctggatctcaaacatactttctttactattcctttgcacccttcatcccagcctctcttcgctttcacttggactgaccctgacacccattaggctcagcaaattacctgggctgtactgctgcaaggcttcacagacagcccccattacttcagtcaagcccaaatttcttcctcatctgttacctatctcggcataattctcataaaaacacacgtgctctgcctgctgatcgtgtccggctgatctcccaaaccccaatcccttctacaaaacaacaactcctttccttcctaggcatggttagtgcagtcagaattctcacacaagagccaggaccgtgccctgtagcctttctgtccaaacaacttgaccttactgttttagcctagccctcatgtctgcatgcagcggctgccactgccttaatacttttagaggccctaaaaatcacaaactatgctcaactcactctctacagttctaataatttctgaaatctattttcttcctcatacctgatgcatatactttctgctccccagctccttcagctgtactcactctttgttgagtctcccacaattaccattgttcctggcccggacttcaatccggcctcccacattattccagataccacacctgaccctcatgactgtatctctctgatccacctgacattcaccccatttccccatatttccttcttccctgttcctTACCCTGATCACATTTAGTTTATTGATGgtagttccaccaggcctaatcgccacacatcagcaaaggcaggctatgctatagtaaaAGCCAccagcccgcctcttagaacctctcattttctttccatcatggaaacctatcctcaaggaaataacttatcagtgttccatctgctattctgctactcctcagggattattcaaaccccctcccttccctacacatcaagctcagggacTTGCcactgcccaggactggcaactcttaactccctcttagagaggatagatgatctttgctggcaggggACCCTCCAATACTTTCACTCTGATGAagttctattctttacttttatactcactcttatcctcattcccattcttatgccaccctctacctctccccagctacCTCCACCACACTATCAACCTCACTCATTCTCTCCTAGCTGTTTCTAATCCCTCCTTAGTGAACAactgctggctttgcatttccctttcttccagcGCCTACACAGCTGTCCTCACCTTACATGCAGACTAGGCAACATCTCCTGTCTCCCTACACTCTGAACTTCCTTTAACAGCCCTCACCTTTACCCTCCAGAAGAACTCTTTACTTTCTAGACAGGTCCAGCAAGACCTCCCCAGACATTTCACATCAGCAAGCTGCCGCCCTCCTCCGCACTTACTTAAAAAACCTTTCTCCTTATATCAACCCTACTCCCCCCATATTTAGACCTCTCACAACACAAACTACTATTCCTGTGGCTGCTCCTTTATGTATATCTTGGCAAAGACCCACTGGAATTCCCCTAGGTAACCTTTCACCTTCTCGATGTTCCTTTACTCTTCATCTCCAAAGCCCAACTACGCACATCACTGAAACAATTGGAGCCTTCCAGCTCTGTATTACAGACAAGCCCTCTATCAATACTggcaaacttaaaaacattagcaGTAATTATTGCTTAGGAAGACACTTACCCTGTATTTCACTCCATCCTTGGCTACCTTCCCCTTGCTCGTCGGACTCTCCTCCCAGGCCCTCTTCTTGTTTGCTTATACCCAGCCCCGTAAATAACAGTGAAAGTTTGCTCATAGACACTCAACGTTTTCTCCTACACCATGAAAATCAAACCTTCCCCTCTATGCCGTTACCCCATCAGTCCCCATTACAACCTCTGATGGCTGCCGCCCTAGCTCGATCCCTAGGAGTCTAGGTAAAAGACACCCCTTTCAGCCCTCCTTCTCATCTTTTTACTTTGCATCTCCAGTTTTGCCTCACACAAAGTCTCTTTTTCCTCTGTGGATCCTCTACCTACATGTGTCTACCTGCTAATtggacaggcacatgcacactagTTTTCCTTACCCCCAAAATTCAATTTGCAAATAGAACCAAAGAGTTCCCTGTTCCCCTCATGACACCAACACGACAAAAAAGTTATTCCACTGATTCCCTTGCTTGTCGGTTTAGGACTTTCTGCCTCCACTATTGCTCTCGGTACTGCAATAACAGGCATTTCAACCTCTGTCATGACCTTCTGTAGCCTCTctaatgacttctctgctagCATCACAGACATATCACAAACTTTATCAGTCCTCCAGGCCTAAGTTGACTCTTTAGCTGCAGTTGTCCTCCAAAACCACTGAGGCCTTGACTTACTCACTACTGAAAAACGAAGACTGTATATtcttaaatgaagagtgttgtttttacctaaatcaatctggcctggtgtatgacaacataaaaaaactcaaggatagagcccaaaaacttgccaaccaagcaagtaattatgctgaacccccttaggcactctctaattagacatcctaggtcctcccaattcttagtcctttaatacctgtttttctccttctcttattccatttaatttttcagttcatacaaaaccatatccaggccatcaccaataattctacacgacaaatgtttcttctaacaaccccacaatatcaccccttaccaaaaaatcttccttcagcttaatctctcacACTCTAGGTTCCCgtgccgcccctaatcccgctcgaagcagccccGACAGACATCGTCCATTATCTCTCCAtgccacccccaaaaattttcgccgccccaacacttcaacactattatgttttattttccttattaatataagaagacaggaatgtcaggcctctgagcccaagctaagccatcatatcccctatgacctgcatgtatacatccagatggcctaaagtaactgaagaatcacaaaagaagtgatatttaaatggcctgttcctgccttaactgatgacattccaccacaaaagaagttaAAATGGCCAGTCCTTCCCTTAACTGAtaacattaccttgtgaaattccttctcctggctcatcctggctcaaaaagctcccccactgagcaccttgtgacccccacccctgcccaccagagaacaacccccctttgactgtaattttcctttacctacccaaatcttgtaaaacggccccacccctatctcccttcgctgactgttttcggactcagcccacctgcacccaggtgaaacagccttgttgctcacataaagcctgtttggtggtctcttcacacggatgcaaATGAAACtccatatcattttttattgtgtttatttgattattctcttttcttcattagtctagctagcagcctatttcattaattttttcaaaaaaaaaaaaaaagcccctggattcactgattatttgaaaagttttttgtgtctctgtctccttcagttccactctgatgttacttttttcttgtcttctgctagctcaaTCATCCCAGGTCAACATCCCAGGTCAATtcctgctgtgctggcagcaggaatttcaagccagtgattcatagcttgctgggctccatgggagtgggacctgctgagcgagactacttggctccctggcttcagcctcctttccAGGTAAGTGAACGGTTCTGACTCTCTGGGGTTCCAGGCGCCACCAGGGGACGAAaaaaaatttctgcagctggctcgGTGTCTGCCCGAacagccgcccagttttgtgcttgaaacccagggccctggtggtgtaggctcaccatggaatctcctggtctgcggatTGCAAAAGCtatgggaaaagcgtagtatctgggtgggatagcacagtccctcatggcttcccttggctgggaaaggGAGGCCTCCTgctccttgcacttcccgggtaaGGTGATGCCCCACCTTGCTTAtgctcgccctccatgggctgcacccactgtctaaccagtcgcAATGAGATGAACAgggtatctcagttggaaatgcagaaatcacccgccttctgcataggtctcactgggagctgcagactggagctgttcctatttgaccACCTTGCCAGAACCCCCaacaagaatatttttaaaacaaagtaaataCCACCATACTCCTGGAAAAAATAATACACTTTTGCTGTCTGCCAAGAAGCAGCAGCATGGGGTTCACAAATAGTTGGATTCCTAGTAAAGATTCTGCCCAGCTGAAAGTTGGCTTTGAAAATAATGCAACCAGAAACTTTGGGAGAACAGAACTTTAAGTGGCTCAGATAGCCTTCTTAGAGTTTGGATTACCATTGGTTGTTCTCCTAAAGTGATAAGAAGTTTCTAGAGGAAAAGTGTGGAGATCAAAATGGCCTATGATCACCAGAATGCTATATATCCAGCCCCTATGCCCTTTGTGCTGTACTTGCCTATGTGGGTTATAAGGACCCAAGTCCTACCGAGTCAGGAATCACCCTTCCCTTTAAAATCTTCCTTCTTTGACAAAGCCCCACTCCTGCATGACTGCAGGAAATCCAGTTCTTTCCCAAAATATTCCAGAGGATACCAAAGGTAGCTTACATTTTCAACCAACATGGTGCCTCTCTGGTCTGCTTGTTTCCTATGGACCACCACTGGTCCTGAGCCTCTTCTCTCCATAGCTACAAACTTTTTGGGTACCACAAACCATACTTCTCCTTTTATTCCCCAAGAACAGCTAATAACAAAGCTTGAAGATAACAAAAGAGGAGTATATGACAATAACTTAAAACTGGGAACTAGAGAGCAGCTTCTTTCTACTCCTGGTGTCACCCAAGGGTCCCTTCTGGCTTTTCCCCTGCtgcctctgccctgctgcccctATGGTGGGGTCCATTCCCTTTTTTTCAGTTGGCATCTCTGGCTGACATGTTCTCCACCCCTAGGCAGCAAAACCAGATTCCTTTATGGCTCTAAAATCTCTGTAGAGATGTTTGTTTCCTAAAGTCATCTTTTCTATCATTAAGCAAAATAACTGGATTGTGCGCAGCCCCTGCTGGCTCATGTGTCACTAGTACTGGGCCTCCCTACCATGAAGGAACCCAGCACTTTCAAGTTCTCTGATTCTCCATGTGACATGCCCAAGTGAACCAATACCACCACTGGCCCAATCACCCACCCATTcccaaaaagtgaaaaataagcaCACAAACAAGTGACTAGTGTTTAACTAATCTCAGAAACATTTGCATTCAGAGTACTTTCCCTTAGAATtttctcctctccactccatgaGGAGTGGGCATGTGCTTTATTATATCAACAAGACTAAGAAGCCGCACCCGAGTGGTCCCACTCAAAGAAGAGATTTCTGTTTCTACCTCAAAATGCAGAAACCACTACAGATTgaaagagaaacacacacacactttaagaAACTCTCCCTTCCTCATCTTCAAAGTGTGGGGTATGCATTCCAGATCCCTCAGCCTGATGGACAGCTTGGAAGTGGAAGGGACCAATGTCCAGCAAGTGGCCTTTGCCCCATGTCCATTGTGCCTTGTGTCTTCCCAGCCAACTCAAAACTCCTCACATCCAGCCCCCAGACTACCGCTCATGGGCTCAGGCAAAGGTGGGAGTAGCCAGGGTTTGGCACTTGGGAgacactcaaaaatattttttggacaAACAAGTGAATGTGAGCCCTGAAACTTTCTAGAGAGTCTCTGTCCCATTGGGTTCAAGCCAGTAAAAAGCCAGAGAAGTGTCTTTCTGTCCCAAACATAAGCAAGAGATTGATGAGTCCTTTGTGCAGAAGTTACTGAACACTCCTTGGTGTGGAGGAGTTTTTTGTTAATGAAACAACATCCAGTTTGTTTGATGAAAGATTAATATGGTCAATGAGCTCAAAGTCATCTTCAGATTAAAGCATTCACTAAAACATGGCTGGGTTAGTTTGCAGCCAAAAGGaataaatatactttataaaatatgaGTTCCTGGTACTCAGGTTCTGCTTCCAAGGAAGTCTCAACCTAGACCATATAATGAATAGAGACTGAAGGAAGAGGTATTGGGAACTCAACTGATTCTCAGGCAGGGGAGTGTGAGAGGAAATGGGGAAGAGGAACTAGGGATATCAGTTTCATCCTGGTCATGATTCACAGAAATGAGTGCAGAGGGAAGACAAAGTCAGATGCCCAGACTGCAGTGTCGGGGAACAGGAGGCCATTGAGTTTAGATTGCTAAGAAAAGGATGGAGGGTAAAAACATTGAAGAGTTTCAGTGAGAGTCTATTTTCTCCAAATAGGAGAAAAGCTTATGGAGATACCAACAGACCATATCTGAAACACTTTGAGGGTTCCATCTTGCTCTTTTCCACATTCTTCATATTTTCTAGGTATCTCTGGAGGCATAAGAGAACACTTCTCTAGCTTTTTTGGGTGGCTTCAGCTACCAGCTATCACTACAATCCCCAGCCATAATTTCAGATCTTCCATCCTGTCAACTTTcttcaaaacacaaaaataactcctttctctccctcactcACACAGTAGAGTTCAATTGATTAAacttatcaaattattttaaatattcatctgAAATCAGTGAGACTAGAAACTTCACATTTTAGGGTAATTATGAGGTACAAAAGCAAGATAAATTGTCTTATCGATGACACTTTTGATAGAAGATTTTTAAACAATAAGGCATAAAGttgatgtataattttaaaaagaaaatatttcttgggATATGTGTTTCTAGATTAAGGTACAGTGGGCCCTGAATAACGAATCTCAGTTTTTCTTAAGGTCCTCCTCCTCTGAGCTACACTGTGGGTTGAAAAGGGCAGGATTATCATAAATGGAAAGAAGCTAGAGGCATTTTagttaaataaaaagaacatcTGGAAAAAGACATCTTCGTTGCTGGAAATATTCAAGCAGAGGTTTCTGGGATGTTTCTGATGGCACTCAAGCATCAGAGACCAAGGTCAGCCTAAGAAACAAGCAAGGTCCCATCCTACAAAGAGAGTGAAATTAAATCCGTATATgaaatgcctagcacagtgcctggcgcaTAAGAGATACACACTAGATACCAGATCCTTCCCATCCTGAGAGTCTGTGGGTCTATGCTCGTATATATTGGATGTATTTCTGGAAGGGTAATTAGATACATTGTAGATTCTTCCAGAAGTTCACAATTTTCTTAATCGGAGCCATTGAGAGAAGGCAAGGGAAGGAAACATGTTCTTTTTGCTTGTGTCAGTAACTCTTCCTCTAGCTGGAGTTTTCATCACCTTCAGGCAGTTATTGGTTTGCGCTTTATGCTATCCACTACAGCTGAAATAGCTGCTCCAGCAGCCTTCGCTCCTTCCATCAGGGCGTGCTCTACCTGCAAAGCACATCAGTTCACATGACAATCAGTACCAATCCTAGGCTTGCACCCTCCCCTACCTCCACCCCACCATACCCATTCAGCAACCAGCCTGTCTGGAGTCTATTCCCAAGAGAAGAAGCAGTCCATGCTATCTTATATTTTCAAAACTCCTAGAGTGACAAGAGACCAAGAAAAGCCAGGATTGTTGGAGACAGACaaccccttcctccctctgtgcCATTTGGCCCAGGGTCTGCTTCCAGTGTGGGGCTCAGAGGCAAAGGATCTCACAGCACCACAGCCACTGAGGCCCTCATTCTACAAACAGGGGATCCAAGAGCCAGGGAGCGGAACTCACTTGGACAGAGCCATACAGTGAATTCGTGTCCAAACTTAGCTCTTGGGTTCTTGGGCCTCATGACTCCTAGGCCCAAGCTTCTTCAGAGGACTTCTTGTAATGCCCTCAGTCCTTGGGGTCTTCATGTGCAAATTCTCACGGGATGGGAGGTTTCTCACACCAGGGCCCATCAAGCCCCTGACACTAGAGCAAAGCCTCACAAGAATGGAGTGCAGGCTGGAGAGGATGCAGAGCAGAGAGGAGGAAGGTGCAGAAAGTAAAGGGCACAGCAGGGAGGCTGCCAATGGTCACTGAGGATGGGCTGGCAAAAGCAGAGACTAACATTGGAATGTGAGCCCAATCTGCTTAGACAACAgaagaaacatagaaaaaaaatagaataattatgtTCTTCTTTTaatccttaatttttttcatctctttaaagGGGGATAataggtcgggtgtggtggctcacgcctgtaatcccagcactttgggaggctgaggcgtgtggatcacgaggtcaagagattgagaccatcctgaccaacatggtgaaaccccatctctactaaaaatacaaaaattagctgggcatggtggcgtacacctgtagtcccagctactcaggaggctgaggcaggagaaccgcttgaacctgggaggcagaggttgcagtgagccgagatcaaaccatcgcactccagtctgggtgacagagcaagactctgtctcaaaaaaaaagggggagtaGTGATAATAAATACTTTCTCTGCTCATCTCATGGAGTTTTAGTAAGGATCACCTATTAACATGAATAGCCCAAGTCTTCACATACATTTAGGATTCAAAGTTATTTCACATGCACTGAACTACATGAATTTATTACTTCTCTATATGGGAGGAAATGACAGAGCCAAATGCAGTATAGGCCAGGCAGGTAATGTGAGTGAGGAAGGTGGGTGACATACCTACCCCTTAtcccctgcaaagccacagcaTGTCCCTACAGAGTGTCAGCAAGTAGGAATGCCAGCCCAGTGGCCTGATCAATTGTATGTTAAAAAGAAAGCtgagggccaggctcagtggctcatgcctgtaatctagcactttgggaggccgaggcgggtggatcacctgaggtcaggcattcgagaccagcctggccaacatggcaaaaccccgtttctactcaaaatacaaaaattagccagacgtggtggcgcacacctagtaatcccagctacttggcagactgaggcaggagaatcgcttgaacccaggaggcagaggttgcagtgagccgagattgcgctactgcactccaacttgggcgacagagcaaaactctgtctcaaaaaaaagagagagagacagaagctgAGAACCtacatctttttatataaaattttatataaaatttctatatttttaaatattggcaaGTAATTCAAAcaaaaagtatgtgtgtgtatgtgtgtgtatccaaGATGTGGCCCACAAGGTACTAGTTTGCAATTTTATCAATAGAGTATCTGCTTCGGCTTATCCCTGCTTTGTTAAGGAAGAAATGGTCTTTGGCCAgtcacagtggttcacacctgtaatcccagcactttgggaggtcgaagtggaggatcacttgagcccaggagttcaagaccagcctgggcaacatagcaaaaccacctctctaaaaaaaattaaaattaactgggtgtggttatgcacacctgaagtcccagctattcaggaggctaaggcaggaggacggcctgagcccaggaggttgtggctgcaatgagccatgattatgtcattacactccagcctaggtgacagagtgagatcctgtctccaaagaaagaggagaaaaaaagaaaagaaagaaaagctttcagAAATATACTGATTTGACCAAGGATACCCCTCTAGTTAATAGTTGAGCTGGGGCTCCAACCGCTGGTCTTACTATTAGCCCAGTGCCTTTTCTACTCCTCCCTGGGTTAATAAAGGTGAAAATACCTCCTGAACCATAAAGTCCTGCAGAAATAGAAGGCCCTACCAGTATAACGAATAATATAATGAAAGCCCTGATTGCCATTCTGATCACTAATGAAATGACAAACCCCAAGAAAGCTCTGGAAGAAGCCATCATCAGAGCAAATGGGGTCACACCTGCTGGCTCCGGGGTATGCCGTATCTGAGGCCATTGACAAAGTGCTCACAGTTCCCTTCAATCAGGCTGTACTGCACGATCTTGTTGACCATCTTTTTTGTACGCTGGATGATCTTGTCCACCGGCAGGGGCAGGTACGTCCCATCTAGCTTGTTATTGACCTTCCAGGAGCAGCCATGCAGCACATCCTCCAGACGACTGTATTTCACCACGGCCCGATTGCTAAAGATGGAAGTAATGCTGCCCacctcaaactcctcacctgGAGACCAAAGACAAACAAAGGTTGGGAAATACAAGGAGTAGCAAAGCAGAGCACAGTCTAAGACTCTGAGTAAGCTGCTTCCCCTGGAGTCTCATTGGCACCATCAGTAGAAGGGTGGCAGAAGAGGGGAAGTTGGAATCAAAGAACCGCAGAGAATCAACTTTCCTGAGAAGCCCTTTGCCCTGCGCCTCACTCCCTGCTCTCAACCCGCACAGGAGTCTCTTTCTCATTAAACTCCTGGAGCACCTTCCCGTGTGGTCCCAGACTGTGTTGCACTGACCTACCCAAGTCCTAGGATTTGAGTCTCATTTCCTGAGAAGACTTCAGTAATCTTCACAAACATGTAAAGAGCACTCTCTATATAAGTGTCAGCTCATGGGTAAAAGGCTATCACATACATGATTATGGTGGTTCCATGTCACGCCTCTCTCTGGAGCTGCCACAGGGGCACAGGGGAAGCCAGCCAAGCAGGGCTCTGAATGGCACCTGCTCCTGCCAGCTTCCACCTACAGCCACTTGACTGACCTCTACTCAAATACACGGATTCTCATTAAGGGTATGTTTGAAAACAGGGTTCCACagctttgaaaaaagaaatgtttgaaagGTGCTACATTATCATATTCAGCCCTGAGATGAGACAGAGACTCAAAGAGGGTCAGGAACCTGCCCAAAGCTGGGTGGGTAGTCATTTAAAGTAGCACTGCTACAACCATGTTGATATGCAAATGTGTATACCCTTCCCTTTATAAGTTGTCCAAGGGCAAGAAGTGCTCCATGATCTTTTCTTACAAATTTGAAGAAAATCTGCTGATTTTATAAAAGCTGGCAATAGATAATTCAGCATTCAGGAACAGAAATGGCAGAATTCATTTTCAGAGAGCAAGATAGGGGTGGGGGAAGACATAACTGATAAGTATCTCTGTGGTTGTACAAGAGGGAAACTCCTGGATTTAGTCTGGAAAGAAGAGATGAATTTCTACATTCTCTGAGTAGGTTCTGAGACAAGAAGTGGGAAGGGTATGAGTGGATGGGGCAGAGAAGAGAGGCAATGAGAAAGGGGCTCTGCTCCATGGGAACATCCCTGCATGGTGAGAGACTGGGCCAGAGGAAGAGGACAGGACACAGGGATGACAGCTGAAAACAAGTTAGGACCAAAGGCCTTTGGTATAGTGCCCTTCTGTAATTCAACTTTGAACTGGCAATACCTGCACAGGAGACAGCACTCAAAGTGCATTCAATGGTATTCCACAGGGTCTGCCTACCCCTTCCTCTCCCAAACCCCAACCCTTATCAGGCCTCATCTCCTGAGATAACCATTGTGACCAGCAGTTCTAGATACCCAATTTTAAGTTGTTTCCCATTTTGCTGTACTCTTCCTCTACTATCATCACCTCCTCCCCCATCAAATCTCCACTAAGATTTAATTAACACAAATTGAATCTCAGCCATATGTTAAGCAGCTGTGAGAAATGAAAGGAGGGCTGTATCTACATTTAGGGTGAAACAGCATGGAGCATGTTGGAACAGCAGCGAGACAAGGTGAGGACCAAGGTGCCAAAGGTGATCAAGAAGCCAGATGCAGTGTCTGAGGACTATAGAAAACAAATGACGATCAGAACGTGTGAGCATCTGCACACTCCTTGGGGAATCCTCAGAAAGATGAGGATAGATGCTCAACTTTTGTCAATACAAAATGGAGCTCAAGTTCTAAAATGTGTGTATTTAAACAAAGGGCCCTCTAGGAGGTCAGGGAACTTGGGCCACGCTCTTTACACTTGTATCACTCTTAGGCCTGGACACTCATTGGTTTTTGGTGAACAGAGACCAAGCTCTGTCACACAGTAAACAAAGGTTCAGTCATGCTTCAAGGGGTCCCATTGCTAAAGAATGGCAGTAACTGAGGAACACAGTAATTAACTGTGCTTCTATTTACTTTGCTAACTTCAATATCAGTATTTCAATAGACTATTCACTCTTACTCGGGGGAGCCAGATGGACCACGCAATCATCTTCTACATAGATGGCCCAGTGCTCATAGCCAATTCGAAAAATCTCAATCAGGTCTCCAGGTCTGGGTCTTGGTTTTCcctataaaggaaaaataaaagataaatggcACATGCTCAAGGAACTCCAGAGaccttgttttaggatcagggacagCTCAGCCCAAAGATCCCCTCAGTGTGGTTCATCACTTCACAGAAACCCAAGCTAAAGAAATTTCTCTTCACACTGAGGACCAAAGAAGTCCCCTCCTCTCCTACCCCACTCACATTACTAAAGCCATCAAGGATACCCGTGCCAGTTATCAATGTATTGCCTCTCAGCTGTGAATGTATCCTCCAATATATACCCTGTGATAGATGACTAAACTTGTTTAAGCATTTCTTCCTTAAAGCAAGTAAGATGTTAAACCTTCTCAGTAAAGGGTGCTGGCTTTCTCTTGTACTGCAAGAGAAAGGGGCTCTCCTGCAGTTTCTGGCTGGGGTGGGCAGGATGATGGTCAGTAGTGTGGGTGTGTGGACATCTAGTAGAGTTCTACCTCAGACCCAGGATCCTCAAGGCCTCCTGcccctgctggcaccctgattCCCTCTGCAGGGCCCCCACGTGACCCACCTGAAGCCCAGAGGGTGCCCCCATCCTCTGCACACCCACACCACCAGTTGCTAATAGCCACTTCAGTCCTGCTTGCCCAGCAAACGCAAACTTCTCTattatcgtgt is a window of Gorilla gorilla gorilla isolate KB3781 chromosome 9, NHGRI_mGorGor1-v2.1_pri, whole genome shotgun sequence DNA encoding:
- the PLAAT5 gene encoding phospholipase A and acyltransferase 5 isoform X5; amino-acid sequence: MGLSPGAEGEYALRLPRIPPPRPKPGSRTAGTGPKDQPPALRRSTVPHSEESVGSAALVQLPAKQPPPGTLEQGRSIQQGEKSVVSLETTPSQKADWSSIPKPENEGKLIKQAAEGKPRPRPGDLIEIFRIGYEHWAIYVEDDCVVHLAPPSEEFEVGSITSIFSNRAVVKYSRLEDVLHGCSWKVNNKLDGTYLPLPVDKIIQRTKKMVNKIVQYSLIEGNCEHFVNGLRYGIPRSQQVEHALMEGAKAAGAAISAVVDSIKRKPITA
- the PLAAT5 gene encoding phospholipase A and acyltransferase 5 isoform X4, encoding MGLSPGAEGEYALRLPRIPPPRPKPGSRTAGTGPKDQPPALRRSTVPHSGLNSISPLELEESVGSAALVQLPAKQPPPGTLEQGRSIQQGEKSVVSLETTPSQKADWSSIPKPENEGKLIKQAAEGKPRPRPGDLIEIFRIGYEHWAIYVEDDCVVHLAPPSEEFEVGSITSIFSNRAVVKYSRLEDVLHGCSWKVNNKLDGTYLPLPVDKIIQRTKKMVNKIVQYSLIEGNCEHFVNGLRYGIPRSQQVEHALMEGAKAAGAAISAVVDSIKRKPITA
- the PLAAT5 gene encoding phospholipase A and acyltransferase 5 isoform X6 encodes the protein MGLSPGAEGEYALRLPRIPPPRPKPGSRTAGTGPKDQPPALRRSTVPHSGLNSISPLELEESVGSAALVQLPAKQPPPGTLEQGRSIQQGEKSVVSLETTPSQKADWSSIPKPENEGKLIKQAAEGKPRPRPGDLIEIFRIGYEHWAIYVEDDCVVHLAPPSEEFEVGSITSIFSNRAVVKYSRLEDVLHGCSWKVNNKLDGTYLPLPVDKIIQRTKKMVNKIVQYSLIEGNCRARPDGRSEGCWSSYFSCSG